Proteins from a genomic interval of Pristis pectinata isolate sPriPec2 chromosome 9, sPriPec2.1.pri, whole genome shotgun sequence:
- the LOC127574161 gene encoding cytochrome b-c1 complex subunit 7, whose translation MPRARAHVLRAPARPRAYVTPPVRESRAVRMAARAPVKATTSLLQKFQKWYFNAAGFNKLGLMRDDTLYENDDVKEAVKRLPENLYNDRMFRLKRALDLSMKHQILPKEMWVKYEEDERYLQPYLKEVICERKEKEEWDKK comes from the exons ATGCCGCGTGCACGCGCTCACGTACTACGTGCACCCGCACGCCCGCGCGCTTACGTCACGCCGCCGGTGCGGGAGAGTCGGGCGGTGAGGATGGCGGCGCGGGCCCCAG TCAAAGCAACAACCAGTTTGCTTCAGAAGTTTCAGAAATGGTACTTTAATGCTGCAGGATTTAATAAGCTGG GTCTTATGCGAGATGACACACTGTATGAAAATGATGATGTGAAGGAGGCGGTGAAAAGGTTGCCTGAGAACCTTTACAATGACAGAATGTTCCGCTTAAAGCGAGCTTTAGACTTGAGCATGAAGCACCAAATCCTTCCAAAAGAGATGTGGGTCAAGTATGAAGAG GATGAGCGCTACCTTCAACCATATCTTAAAGAAGTTATTTGTGAACGGAAGGAGAAAGAAGAATGGGATAAAAAATAA